The Bacilli bacterium nucleotide sequence CGCTGTTGGAACAACTGCAAAACGCGTACTACCAGTTGGAGGATGCCGCATTTCAATTGCGCGATTATCGGGAAAATCTGGAGTTTAACCCCGAACGTTTAGAGCAAATTGAAGAACGGTTAAATACGATCTACGGGCTAAAACGAAAATACGGCGGGTCGATCGCGGCCATTTTGGAGCATTATGATAAAACCGCCAAAGAACTTGACATGATTGAAAATAAAGATGAACGGATTCGCCAACTCGAAGAACGATCCGCCCGCGAGCTTGCGGATTTGGCTAACGCGGCGGAACGTTTGTCGGCGTTGCGCAAAAACGCGGCCGCGAATTTGAGCAAGGACATTATCGCACAGCTTCGCGATCTGCAAATGGAAAAGGCCGGATTTGCCGTGCACATAACCCGCATTGAGGAACCGGGCGGCGTAAACGTGAACGGAACGGCGGTAAAATTTTCGCAAGACGGTTGGGATAGCGTTGAGTTTCTCATTTCCGCGAACCCGGGAGAACCTTTGAAAAGTTTAAGCAAAATCGCCTCGGGCGGGGAATTGTCCCGGATTATGCTGGCGCTGAAGACGATCTTTGCCGGCATGGAGTCAATCCCCGTGCTGGTATTCGATGAGGTCGATACCGGCGTTAGCGGCCGGGCTGCGCAGGCGATTGCGGAAAAACTGGCGGATTTGGCCAAAGGATTTCAGGTATTTTGCATCACGCACTTGCCCCAGGTAGCGTGCGCGGCGGACCAACATTTCCTGATCCTTAAAGAAGTGTCGGGCGACAGAACGTATACGCGCGTGGAACCTTTATCCGAGCAGGGCCGCGTGCAGGAATTGGCCCGCATGCTGGGCGGTGTGGAAATAACCGAAACGACGCTGCATCATGCAAGTGAAATGCTGCGCATGGCCAAAGAAAAGATAGGGAACCGATAAAAAGATTTGGCAACGATCGTTCCTTCCTTTCCAAAACCGACGAGAACAAGCATTAGTTTTCATCATAAAACGGTTAAGGCACGGTTAACTTA carries:
- the recN gene encoding DNA repair protein RecN, with the protein product MLKELSIRNLAVIESVQLRFSHGFHVLTGETGAGKSIIIDALGLIAGARGSADLVRFGCEKAEIEASFECAKAHPVWEELARLGIPASPDELLIIRREVTAQGKSSARVNGQMVNLAMLREIGERMVNIHGQHEHQSLLKTERHIELLDNYGGPDLSAAKEKYRSLYRAYAETAKELAHLRTAAMQGLQMADLYRFQCEEIAAAGLKIGEDELLAEEKRKLANAEKLAAAIAGAYDTLNGNGRALEAAAQAMAQVEAAAEFDKGALMPLLEQLQNAYYQLEDAAFQLRDYRENLEFNPERLEQIEERLNTIYGLKRKYGGSIAAILEHYDKTAKELDMIENKDERIRQLEERSARELADLANAAERLSALRKNAAANLSKDIIAQLRDLQMEKAGFAVHITRIEEPGGVNVNGTAVKFSQDGWDSVEFLISANPGEPLKSLSKIASGGELSRIMLALKTIFAGMESIPVLVFDEVDTGVSGRAAQAIAEKLADLAKGFQVFCITHLPQVACAADQHFLILKEVSGDRTYTRVEPLSEQGRVQELARMLGGVEITETTLHHASEMLRMAKEKIGNR